One Acidobacteriota bacterium genomic window, ATGATGCGGCGGCTCTTGATCAATTTGCTGTCGGAATTTGATCCGATTGTTCACGAATGTGGCGATGGGGTCGGGGCTCTGGCTGCTTATCAAAAGACCCATCCTGATCTGGTGTTAATGGATATTGAGATGCCGCTTCAGGACGGATTGACCAGCACGCGTCAGATTCTGGACTTTGACCCAAAAGCTGTGGTGGTGATCGTGACCAAATATCGTGATGAACGGATTCGGGAAAAGGCTCATCAGGCAGGAGCCTGTAATTTGTTGGGAAAAGAAAATTTACTTGGGTTGCCTGAACTCATTCGTCTTACCTTAGGTCTCACCCATGAACTCAAATCTGATTGCTGAAAAAAGGCTAAAAAATTTAAGGATGAGTTAAATCATCTCGGTTTTGCGCATGTGGCAGAACAAGGGGAATTCAAAGCTATCGCACTTTGTCATTTATCACCTTGTCACCTTGTCACCTTGTCATTTACCAGTTTCTTGGAGGTCCCATGAGTGTTTCGTCACGCCACTCTGCCCAGCTTCGTCCGTTCGGATTGTTTCTTCTGCTTGCTCTTCCAACCCTTTCGTTTGGCCTCTTTACCTCATTGACTTCAAAGTCAGAGGGGCCAGCCCACCATCAGTCTCAAATTCAATCGGAAATTCTTCCAGCCACACTTCAATCAAGTAAAAATCAAAATCGGATCATTCCTGGTCCGGAAGGAAGTTTTTTTCGCGTTGATGGTCATGCGCTGGTGCAGGTTTTGCCAAATGGGGAACGGTCCGTTTGGCATGAATTTTCCGAAACCGAAGCCGTCAATACACAGCTTTTAGATGTTGATGGGACGCTTTATGGGACAACTCAAACTGGCGGGGCGCAAAACCTGGGGACTCTTTTTGGCTTTAACCCCCAAACTGGCGAAGTGATGACCATCTGGAATTTTGGTGGACTGGACGGTGCCCGCCCGGCAGGGAATCTGATGGCCGACCACCAGGGAAACATCTATGGCACGACGCTCAACGGTGGTGAAGATGACCACGGGGTTGTCTTTCGAATCAAGCTGGATGGAACTGGCTATAAACCGGTGTTTCATTATCTGAAAAGTGATGGGTATGACCCCACTGCCGGTTTGATTTTGCTCGCGGATGGCAGCGTCACGCCTGTGATCAACCCGACTGAACCGGAAAGCCAGCAATCTGAATCACAACGGGGCGAATTTCAACCGGCGGCGACGTTTATGGTGGCCAATGCTACCGATCTGGTCAACGCCATCAACACCGCCAACTCGAACAATCAAGCGGATGTGATCAACCTCACGGCCAACATTGGTCTGACGTCGGCGCTTCCGACATTTGCGAGCGACAGTGGAAATTCGACCACTATCAACGGTGGTGGTTTTACTGTTTTCAGGGCTGGCGGCTCGCTTCGCATTTTTACAGTGGGTGGCGGTGCCGTCGTCAGTATGAACAATCTGACGATTTCCGGCGGAAGCACTGGCGGCTTTGGTGGAGGGATTCTCAACCAGGGAAATCTCACCATCTCGAATTGCCAGATTTCCGGAAACAGTGGGAGCCGGGGTGGCGGCATTCGGAACCAAAGCTCCTTGACGATGACGGATTGCACAATTTCAGGAAATATCGCATCCCAGGAGGGTGGTGGCGCCAGCTTTGAATTTGGAACGTCTATCGTTTCGAATTGTACCTTTACCGGCAATACTCAAACCGATGGCGGCGCTGGAAGCGGGGGTGGTGTTTCTCATACCCAGGGCGGAAACGTGTTTTTGACAAATTGCACCATTACCGGCAACTTGGCAGCATCAATTCATGGTGGCGCCGGAATCAGCATCATTCTTGGATCGGGTGGAATCAACCTGGCAAACTGCACCATCACCAGCAATACCACAGGCGGTCCTGGGGATGGCATTCGAAATTTTGTTGGCGCGCTTAATTTGAGAAATACCATTATTTATGGGAATGGAGATAGCGAGATTGACGGTGGGGTTTCTTTCGCCGCCAATAATCTGGTTGGAAGCAACGGTACGGGAGGTATTTCCAATGGCGTCAATGGAAACATTGTCGGACCAGATCCCCTCCTGGGGCCACTCGCCAGCAATGGTGGCCCAACCCAGACTCACGCCATCGGTTGTGCCAGCCCGGCTCGCGATGCTGGAACAACCGTTGGTACACCCACCACTGATCAACGTGGCGTGACCCGCGACGCAGCACCCGACATCGGCGCCTTTGAAGGCCCGCTTGTCGTTTCGATTGGGGCACCCTCCGTTGCTTCGTTTGATTCTCCGGGGTTGGTTTCATTCCCGGTGACCTATAGTGGAGCGTCTTCCGTCAATTTGACGAATGCGGCAGTCACGGTGAATACCACGGGCAGTGTGGTTGGCACCGCCAATGTCACCAACGGCACGACTTCGACGCCAACTGTAACGGTCAATGTGACGAGTGGCGCCGGGACAGTGGGGATTTCGATTGCGGCTGGAACCGCGACCGCCACCTGTGGCAATGGCACGACGAGTGCTGCCGCCGCCGGGCCGAGCGCCACGGCAACCGTCACTGTCCCCAATCATGGGGTAGCCGAGGCTGGCGCCAATCAGACGGTTTGCGCCAGCAGCCCCGCCGTTACCTTAAATGGATCATTCAGTGGTGGTGCAACCAGTGCTACCTGGAGTGGTGGGGCTGGAACATTCAACCCAAATACCTCAACACTGAATGCCATCTACACACCGTCTGCTGGTGAAATCGCGGCTGGAACGGTCACCCTGACCTTGACCACCAACGATCCACCCGGTTCGGCTTTGCCAGGCAGCGACACCGTGACCATTACTATCAACCCGGTGGCCACAGTCGAAGCCGGAAACCCTCAAACAGTGTGTGCCTCCACTGGCGTGACGCTGGCTGGAATGGTTGGCGGTTCGGCATCAAACGGTACGTGGAGCGGCGGGGCTGGTAGCTTTAACCCGAATACGAATGCCTTGAACGCCGTCTACACGCCGTCGGCGGGTGAAATTTCAGCCGGAACCGTGACGTTGACCCTGACCACCAACGATCCAACTGGGCCCTGTGGATCCGTAAGCGACACCGTGACCATTACAATTAACCCGGTGGCAACCATTGATGCTGGAAGTCCGCAAACGACCTGTGCTGATAACCCGGCAGTCACTCTGGCGGGCGTCATCGGTGGAACCGCCAGCAATGGCACCTGGAGCGGCGGGGCCGGAAGTTTCAATCCAAATGCCAGCACGTTGAATGCTGTCTACACACCGTCGGCAGGTGAAATTTCAGCCGGAACGGTGACGTTGACTTTGACGACGAACGACCCAGCCGGCCCATGTGGTCCTGTGAGCGACACGGTTGTCATTACTATCAGTCCAGTCGCTATGGCTGAAGCTGGAAATCCGCAAACGGTATGTGCCTCCAGTCCGGCTGTTACGCTGGCTGGAACGGTTGGCGGTTCAGCCTCAAGCGGCACCTGGAGCGGTGGCGCCGGGAGTTTCAATCCAAATGCTTCAACGTTGAATGCGGTCTATACACCGTCTGCTGGTGAAATCACGGCTGGAACAGTCACATTGACCCTGACCACCAACGATCCTGCCGGGCTCTGTGGCGCGGTGAGTGACACTGTGACCATTACAATTGATCCAGCCGCCACAGTGGATGCCGGTCCAAATCAGGGTATTTGTGTTGGTTCACCGGTTCAGCTTGCTGGCATCGTAGGTGGTGCCGGGTCAGGTGGCACCTGGAGCGGCGGTGCTGGTTCGTTTTCGCCAAATGCCAGTACGCTCAACGCCATGTACACACCTTCACCTGGCGAAATGGCAGGCGGCGGTGTGGTGTTAACGCTGACCACGAGTGATCCAGTCGGATCGTGCGGCCCGGTGAGCGATACCGTGATGATTATGATCAATCCAGAACCAACGGTTGATGCTGGAACGCCACAGACAATCTGTTCAGATAGCTCCGTCACGCTCAACGGAAGCATCGGCGGTGCCGCGACGAGTGCCACATGGAGCGGCGGCGGAAGTTTTTCACCGAACGCCAATACTTTGAATGCCCTCTACACTCCGTCAGCGGCTGAAATTGCGGCTGGAACGGCAACGCTGACTTTGACCACAAACGATCCACCGGGTGCTTGTTCGTCAGTTTTCGATACCGTAGTTATTACCATTGACCCCCGCGTCACGGTTGATGCAGGAACCAATCAGACGCTGTGTGCTGACAACCCGATGGTTACCCTGAACGGAAGTATCAGCGGCAGTGCCACTTCGGCCACCTGGAGCGGCGGCAGTGGATCATTTTTGCCCAATGCCAGTGCCCTCAACGCTGTCTATATGGCCACATCGGCTGAAATGCAGTCGGGCAGCGTCACTTTCACTCTGACCACCAACGATCCAGCAGGTGTCTGTGGACCGGCCAGCGATTCAGTCACCATTTTCTTTATCAATTGCGGGAGCGATACCGTGTTATGGGTGGCTGACACCAACAATAATCGCATTCAACGGTTCGATGGTCAGAACTGGTTGGTGGTGGGAGGCGGAACCGTCGGTTCCGGCGACGGTCAGTTCCGTCAACCTGAAGCCGTGGTCGCGAGTTCCGACAGCCAGCGGGTGTATGTGGCTGACACCGGAAACAATCGCATTCACTGGTCAACCGATGGTGGAAATACCTGGGCGAACTTTGCCGTCAACGGCACGGGACTCAATCAGGTTCGGTCACCAAAAGGTCTGGCCTACGACGCGCTTGGAAATCTGTATGTCGCAGATACTGGAAACGGGCGGGTGCTGCGGTTTAGTGCTGGTCTTCCAGGAAATGCGGTTGTGATTGCCTCAAATGGAACCGCAAGCGGTCAGATTATGAGCCCCCACGGAATGGTGATTGATGGCACGTTCCGGCTGTTTGTCACCGATGAAGCCCAGAGCCGAATTCTGCGAATCAACAATGCCAGCACGGTGACGACTTCGACCACCGGTTCCATCATTTCCGCCAAAGGAGTCGGGCTCAATCACGTGATGAATCCGCAGGGGTTGGCGCTTGACCCGGCGGGGAATCTTTTTGTGGCCGACACTGGAAATTCGCGCATCTTGCGGTGGGCCAATGCCAACCCGGCCACTGGCACCGCCTGGGCCTTGACCGGAAGTGCCCTGGGCCAGGTCAATCGTCCAGAAGGCGTGGCGATTAAATTTTTCCAGAATGGGCCATTGAGTGGTGATTTGTTGCTGGTGGTGAGTGATACCAGCAACAACCGGATCCAGGGTCGGTTTCTCTCCGCCGGCCCGTGGAATCTGGTCGGAGCACCAAATGGCATCGGCAGTGGCATCGGGCAATTCCGGAGCCCGTCCAAGGTCCGGTAAGGCACTCATAAGCGCCAGGATAAGGATCTTAGGCCCGCAGGGTCGTTGTGTAATAGCCGTGGTGCGCAGCCCACGGTCATAATCCGGTGGTGTAAGCCCAAAATAGCCGTGGTGCGCAGCCCACGGTCATAATCCGGTGGTGTAAGCCCAAAGCGGCCAACCGACCGGCTATCCGAACCGCAACGCTTCGTGGTGCAAATTAAAAACCTACCCGTGAAAGGTTTCAAGGAGGAGGTGGTTCAACGCAACGGCGCCCTTACACTTCTTTCGTTCTTTGACTGGTTTCCAAAGGAGGTCTCCATGAGCAGTCCAACCACTCAACCGAACACCGGTATTCGTCGTAACTGGGAAGGATGGAGTCTATCGGGGGTATTGGTCCTGCTGACAATCGGAATTGTCGGAATGCAAACTCCCTCGTCACAGGCAACTTCGGGGCGAGTCCCGTCGAAAGGGCAAAAAGTGTCGCTGACAGTCAGTCCTTCAGCCTGCACGATTACAGTCAACAGTCCCGTCCAGGAAGTTACGCTTGCCGCACCGGAAGGAGTGCGCAACGGCAATTGCACGCTGGGCGAGGCGATTCTGGCGGCCAATGGGAACCCGAACATCACGGAATGTCCGTGCGCGGGTGGCAGTCCGGTGACGATTCAGTTACAGGCTGGAATGACCTACACCTTGACGACTGTGGCCACGACGCTCTATGGACCGACAGGACTGCCGGCAATTTCCAGCACCATCGTGATTGAAGGCAACGGCGCCGTCATCGAGCGAAGCAGTCTCGGTGGAACACCAGCCTTCCGGTTGTTTTCCATTGCGGGCACGATCAACGGCGTTCAGGCGGTTGAAACAAATCCGGATTCGACAACTCCGGCGCCGAATACCTTGCTTCCAGCGGGGAATTTAACTCTGCGCACTGTGACGCTACGCAATGGTCTGACGCTGGGCGGCCTCGCGATTGGAAACGGTGGTGGCGGGCTTGGGAGTGGCGGGGCCATCTTCAACGCTGGTTCACTGACGATTGATTCCTGTACCCTCTCGGGCAACCAGGTCGTTGGAGGCGGGTCGTTTTGTTGCGAACCCGGCGGCGGCGGCGGCGGCATGGGCGGATTGGGTGGACCTGGGGCTGTTGGAATTGGTGGCGGTGGCGGTGGCGGCATGGCAGGTTCCGGTGCCGGCAGTACCATCATGAGAACTGGTGGCGGCGGCGGCGGGACAGTCAACAACGGAAACAGTAACAGCTCTGGCGGAAGTCTCAATGGCGGGAATGGCGGTCTCAGCGCCAATGGGAGCCCTGGAGGGTTTGGTGGAGGTGGCGGCGGGAACGGAAGATTTCCTGGCATTGGGGGCGCTGGCGGATTTGGCGGCGGCGGTGGTGGCGCGATAGATGGAATTGGAGGAAACGGAGGGTTCGGCGGCGGCGGCGGCGCCGGGGGTGGCGCATTCAACCCTGGCATCGGGGGTTTTGGCGGCGGTGGCGGTGGCCAACAAAGCGGTCTCGGCGGCAATTTAGGTGGGTTTGGCGGTGGCTTTGGGGGAAGCAATGGTGGTGGCGGTGGCGGACTGGGCGGGGCAGTTTTTTCAACCGGGATGCTCGACTTAACCAATTCGACCCTATCTGGCAATTCAGCGGTTGGAGGTTTTACGAGTTTTGCCCAATCTGGAAGCGGATTGGGTGCTGGTCTCTTCGTCCGCAACGGAACCACAACCGTTGCCAACTGTACCTTCAACAACAACACGGCTTCACGCGGAAACGGCGCTCAGATCGGTGCCCATGCCGGCGGATGTCTCTACGTGCTGGGCGATGGGGAAACGGCCACCGTGACCGTGGTCAATTCGATTTTTGCGAACTCGACGAGTATTGACGGTGGTGTCACCGATGCCTTTATCAACACCATCAACTCCGGAACGGTGACGCAAACCGGAAATGCCACCAATCTCGTCGAAGTCAATGGTGGCGGTGCCAATGCCTTGCTGGGTGTTACTCAAATGGCTGACCCGAACCTGGAGGTCCTGGCGCTCAACGGCGGGCTAACCGAAACTCATTTACCGCAACCGGGAAGTCCGGTCATCAATAACGGTTCCGGCAGCCGTCCAAACAATGTGGATCAACGCGGCCTTTCCGCGTCCTGCCGGGCTGACATTGGGGCGGTTGAAATTCAGGGGATGGTTCCATCCATCTCGGCGGTATTAAGCAGCGGCGAAACGATTTGTAATGGAAGCCTGGCAACCCTCACCGTGACGGTCACTGGCGGGACAGCGCCATATAGCGTCATGGTTGCAAACTATGGGTTTGTCGGTGTGCCAGACACCAATCCCTTTACCTTTAACGTCAATCCGGCCAGCGACACCACCTACGCCATTGACACAGTGGCCGATGCCAACGAGTGCGCCGGATCATCAAGCGGGAGTGCCACGGTGATCGTGAGATTGCCGCCGGTGGCAAAAGCAGGAGTCTCGCAGACGATCTGCGAATTTGGGACCACCACCACCTTGGTGGGTAATTCGCTTTCGCCCCATGAAACTGGCCTGTGGAGCGTCGTGAGCGGCGGAACCGGCACCCTGAGCAATGCGACTAATCCGAATACTACGTTTACGCATACGGGCGGCGCTGGGCCGATTACGCTTCGGTGGACAGTGTCCAATCCCCCCTGTCTGGCGGCGATGGCGGAGGTGACGATTACCATTCAACCTCCGGCCACGGTCAATGCCGGACCGGATCAAACCGTCCTGACAACCAATCCGACGGCAATGCTGGCGGCCACCTTCGGGAACGGTGCCACCAGCGGAATATGGACCGGCGGAGCAGGGGTGTTTACCGACGCTTCGGACCCGAACACAACCTACACGGCGACGCAGAGTGAAAGCAACGCGGGAATGATCACGTTGACCTTCACGACCGACGATCCACCGGGGCCCTGTGGTCCAGTCAGTGATTCGGTGACCATTTTCTTGCGCAACCCGGTGGGATTGATGGTGGCTGACACGACCAATCATCGGATCCAGGGCTTTGACGGCACACAGTGGATCATTATCGGTGTTGGGACGATTGGCACCGGTCCCGGCCAGTTCCGATTGCCCGAAGCCGTGACCTGCAGCCCCAATATTCAACGGATTTATGTGGCCGATACGGGCAATAACCGCATTCAGTGGTCAACGGATAGTGGCGCAACCTGGGCGAACTTTGCGACACTGGGTTCCGGGTTGAATCAGGTTCGTGTGCCGCAAGGACTTGCGCTTGATGGAGATGGCAACCTGTATGTATCGGATACCGGAAATGGTCGGGTGCTGCGTTTCAATGGAGGCGTGCCGGGCGCCGGTGTCGTGATTGCCACCAACGGTGCCGCGAGCGGACAGGTTGGGAGCCCACGTGGTCTGGCGATTGATGCGACATTTCGATTGTTTGTAACGGATGAAAGTAACAGTCGCATTCTGCGTATCAGTAATGCCAACACGACGGTAAGTGGGACGAGTGGAACCATTCTGGCCTCATTTGGAACCGGC contains:
- a CDS encoding NHL repeat-containing protein; amino-acid sequence: MSSPTTQPNTGIRRNWEGWSLSGVLVLLTIGIVGMQTPSSQATSGRVPSKGQKVSLTVSPSACTITVNSPVQEVTLAAPEGVRNGNCTLGEAILAANGNPNITECPCAGGSPVTIQLQAGMTYTLTTVATTLYGPTGLPAISSTIVIEGNGAVIERSSLGGTPAFRLFSIAGTINGVQAVETNPDSTTPAPNTLLPAGNLTLRTVTLRNGLTLGGLAIGNGGGGLGSGGAIFNAGSLTIDSCTLSGNQVVGGGSFCCEPGGGGGGMGGLGGPGAVGIGGGGGGGMAGSGAGSTIMRTGGGGGGTVNNGNSNSSGGSLNGGNGGLSANGSPGGFGGGGGGNGRFPGIGGAGGFGGGGGGAIDGIGGNGGFGGGGGAGGGAFNPGIGGFGGGGGGQQSGLGGNLGGFGGGFGGSNGGGGGGLGGAVFSTGMLDLTNSTLSGNSAVGGFTSFAQSGSGLGAGLFVRNGTTTVANCTFNNNTASRGNGAQIGAHAGGCLYVLGDGETATVTVVNSIFANSTSIDGGVTDAFINTINSGTVTQTGNATNLVEVNGGGANALLGVTQMADPNLEVLALNGGLTETHLPQPGSPVINNGSGSRPNNVDQRGLSASCRADIGAVEIQGMVPSISAVLSSGETICNGSLATLTVTVTGGTAPYSVMVANYGFVGVPDTNPFTFNVNPASDTTYAIDTVADANECAGSSSGSATVIVRLPPVAKAGVSQTICEFGTTTTLVGNSLSPHETGLWSVVSGGTGTLSNATNPNTTFTHTGGAGPITLRWTVSNPPCLAAMAEVTITIQPPATVNAGPDQTVLTTNPTAMLAATFGNGATSGIWTGGAGVFTDASDPNTTYTATQSESNAGMITLTFTTDDPPGPCGPVSDSVTIFLRNPVGLMVADTTNHRIQGFDGTQWIIIGVGTIGTGPGQFRLPEAVTCSPNIQRIYVADTGNNRIQWSTDSGATWANFATLGSGLNQVRVPQGLALDGDGNLYVSDTGNGRVLRFNGGVPGAGVVIATNGAASGQVGSPRGLAIDATFRLFVTDESNSRILRISNANTTVSGTSGTILASFGTGMNQVKNPQGITIDDTGTLFVADTGNSRILRWANANPASASTMALTGSGLGQVNRPEGVTISQFLNGPLSGAPVLIVGDTSNHRIQGRFLPTGQWNLIGSPNGIGTGVGQFRSPSKIR
- a CDS encoding response regulator, with amino-acid sequence MIDFIPHPSSLIPSKKPRTLIEKVNPMLKVLVVDDNPMMRRLLINLLSEFDPIVHECGDGVGALAAYQKTHPDLVLMDIEMPLQDGLTSTRQILDFDPKAVVVIVTKYRDERIREKAHQAGACNLLGKENLLGLPELIRLTLGLTHELKSDC